The nucleotide sequence TTATTGTACTGTATAATTTTAACACATAGAAAAAACATGATTTGCTTAATTGTTCTCAAAATAAAACTTCCAGTAATGATCTTTAATTGGAATTGATGCTGTAATGAGTGATGAATGAACATTACAGGCCTAAAGCTACAGGAATTAAATTAGGATGAAGCGTGAAAGTAGATCATAATAAAACTGATGACATTAAACTAACTTTACATTTCATCTATATCTCCACATCTATAatgctcttagtctatgctgacatgatcttcagcagctcaaacactctaatggctaatggacagacggctgcttctcactcagggctgctgtttatgctaatgaggtgGAGAGTTGGGCActggtgggcggggctttccccctctgatgacacgtacagcaggagaatgtcaatcacagtgtttctgcatcaagtctgattataacaaacaCAGTTCAGTACTGCTGAGcatcagaggctgctggagatactcacacactgctcacacacacacacacacacacacactgctgggttaaaacatttataaaagtgatttctgcataataggtgccctttaaaatgccTGTTGCTGAAATCCTCAATACTATAAAGGTGTATAAGACAGCTGATCCAGACACAGATCTACACACACTCAGGCTGAACTCCTTTATAAAACACACAGAAGAGAGGAATATGTACAGATGCAGGTCTGAGGAGCCGACAGGAGTGTGTGTGATGAGGACAGAAGCAGAGGtgaagcggtgtgtgtgtgtgttcttcagaGTCTTCATGTggagaaaacacacactcacagcaccCTCTGCGAGAGCAGCAGGAACAGCTCCACAACAGCTggaaacacactgacacacacacacgcacacacacacacacacaaacacacacacacacacacacacacacacaccaacatatATTAAGATacacaaaataacacacacacacacacacacacacacacaatgtgtgCTGATGTGTGCTATTGCAAgtatgatgatgtgtgtgtggtgtgtgtgtattgtgatgTGTTATTGTATGTatcctaatgtgtgtgtgtgtgtgttgttgtttgttattatgtgtatgctaatgagTGTGTTGATTTGTGCTATTGCCTGAAtggtgatgatgtgtgtgtgtgtgtgtgacatctgtcgatgtgtgttattgtgtgtattctgatgtgttaatatgtatgtgttgtgtgtgtgtgtgtttctgtgtgtatgctgaagtgtgtgtgtgttgctgtgtgttatTATGTGTATGGtgatgtgcgagtgtgtgtgatggtgtgtgtgtgtgtgtgattgtgtttgatGATGTGTGTTTTATTCTGTGtatggtaatgtgtgtgtgttgtgtgtatggtggtgtgtgtgtgttattgtgtttatggtgatgtgtgtgtgtgtgtttcacctgCAGATGCTGAAGATGATCCAGTACGTCCAGCAGGGCCACTGGTGAAAAACAAAGaaggacagacacacacacgcgctgGAGTGTGTGATCAGAGCTGACGGAcgttcagaaacacacacatttatcttGGATTTTAAATTGTGACCTTAGAATATgatattatttgtgtgtgtgtgtgtgtgtgtgtgtgtgtgtgtgtgtgtgtgtgtaaggataCACAGCAGGGCCTGATTACTGTTGAACATGGAGACTCCAGACAGAAACCCAGCCAGCTCCAGCACAAACAGAGCCAGAGTCACAGACAGAGCCACGGTCAGCCTGAGGATGaggaacacacacgcacgcaggcaggcacgcacgcacacacacacacgcgcgcgcacacacacacacaatcattatatattgtatgaaatatacagctatataatacagtatataatgcagaacaccactgtgtgtgtgtgtgtgtgtgtgtgtgtgtgtgtgttttaccgtGTGTCTTCTGTTCTGTACTGATCTTCCGTGAACTCCAGTGGCAAACATGACTGAATATTATTATcctgtgaaacacacacacacacacacacacacacacacacacacacacacacacacacacacacacacacacacacacaattcattcTGTCATTCGCCTCTGTCAGATGAAACATCAGGAgagctgtgttgtgtgtgtgtgtgtgtgtgtgtgtgtgtttgtgagatagCGAGTTTGTGCATATATAATAGTGTGTATATGCataagagtatgtgtgtgtgtgagtgtgtattatTGTTAGAGTGGATTTGTGTGTGTAACTgttagtatatgtgtgtatgtgtatgtttgtgtgtattagTATTagtttgtgttagtgtgtgtgtgtgtgtgtgcgcgtcttcTCACGCGGGACcagaagatggtgatgatgatgaccaGGTGAGCAGTCAGTGTGAGGAAGCGCGCAGGTACAAGACTCTTCAGCGCAGACATcccaatttcacacacacacacagacacacacacacacacacaactacagcaccatcaacacacactcaaatacacactcagagGAGTGTGTCTCCAGAGTCTGCAGAGAGAAGAGAGGAGAAGAAACAAGTTTAATCtgattataaataattcattcattcattttccttcagcttagtctcttacttatcaagggtcgccacagtggaatgaaccgccaactattccaggttatgttttacacagcggatgcccttccagctgtaacccagtactgggaaacacccatacatactcatataaacacacacaccagtgtagttgatcagttcccctatagcgcatgagtttggactgtgggggaaactggagcacccggaggaaacccacgccaacacggggagaacatgcaaactccacacagaacaccaactgacccagccgagactcaaaccagagaccctctagttgtgaggtgattgtgctacccactgcgccaccctaataaataaatctaatttgtaaaaCATTCCCATATGAACAAATACTGAAGTGTTTAAACCATAGTACCGGTTCTAGCTGCCATGATAAGACAACTACTATAATATAAACAGACTTCAGTCTACTACAGCTATACACACATTActctacaatacaccacagttacTGTAGTGAAAACTAAAGTATACCACAGTGTTTATTATTGTGTATCAGTTGACTATAGGAAACACTACAGTATGCCGAGAGTTGTAGACACTATACACAGTCTCATGCATTTAACTTgattctttcattaatttaaacgcGCTTTTAATCTCTACAGCTGTTGAATGCTGGATGTGTGAAGTTGATGACAAAGCCTCGCTCTCTTTCTGTACACGATCCCGTTATAAACACGAGTCACAACAGAGCTTATTTACACTACAGAAGCCCACAGACATGAACACAGGCGGATCTGAGCTGTAGATGATCGCGGTGTGTCTTTAAATGTGTTTCAGACGGTTTACACGCGGTTATCACTGCGGCAGTTTACTATTAATCAAACTATAAAGATGTGTTTAGCGAGAAAACAGATTATATTCACTCACACGTTCAGCACAGACAAGCGCGCCTCACCGTCACCTCAGCAACAGACTGCGCGCGCCTTCAAAGCGCCACCTGCCGGCGcggagacacaaacacacacacacacacacacacacacacacacacacacacacacgcacgcacgcacgcacgcacgcacgcactcacacacacacacacacacacacacacatttgtgcgAATTCTGGAGACATTAAACaagtttccattgtttttatactgtacacacTGTATTTTCCGTTGCCTTTTCCCAAACCTACATCTAAACATACATCTTACAGGAGACTGGTTAATTTTACTTTCTGAAAACgcattctgtatgatttatagggcggcactgttgcctcacagcaagaaggtcgctggttcgagtctcggctgggtcagttggtgtttctgtgtggagtttgcatgttctccctgtgttggtgtgggtttcctcaaggtgctccggtttctctcagtcaaacacatgcgctataggggaactgatcaactacattggccgtagtgtatgagtgtgtgtgtttcccagtactgggttgcagctggaagggcattcgctgcgtacaacacatgctggaatagttggcggttcattccactgtggagacccctgataagtaaaagactaaactgaaggaaaatgatttcTTTAGACCCCGTTAGTGACCTCTCCTGCTTCCTGCCATTATACACACcctgacaaacacacactgatTAATTGAAACACAAAAACGTGTGTCACATTTGTCTCTCAGGTcctttatttagtttttggcACTCAAACATCCCTGTACAAACGCATCCTCATGTGTTTTTCATTATATTTTCCACTGTATACAATGATTTTCATGTCTGTAATACAGAGTTTAATCAATGACGCTACCTAAAGCATTAAAACAActgcaatttaataaaataaagttcatCAGTAGATTGTTTTACTATTAATGTACACAATAATTTGCAGAGATGCCATCATTAACCCTCCACTGCAGTCATACAGTATCATACACAGACAATATATACAGATTAACACTCAACATGATCACAATCAAATCACTGCAATTACCACTGCGAAATGCTCGTCTTACTGAGAGTTTGTGTctcgtttttagtccaaatatctataaaAATACCAAATGAAGAAGCATTTTGTAGACAAGAATACACTACTGTACAGATATACAGATATCTGGACTAGAATCAAGACAAACACTGCTGCAGTGTGATTACAGTACACATCTCcagcagactgtgtgtgtgtgtgtatgtgggtttGTTCAGTCATTGCtgatggtgtgtttgtgtgtgtgtgtgtgtgttcagtcacTGCtgatggtgtgtgtttgtgtgtgtgtgtgtgtgttcagtcactgctgatggtgtgtgtgtgtgtgtttgtgtgtgtgtgttcagtcactgctgatggtgtgtgtgtgtgtgtgtttgtgtgtgtgtgttcagtcagtGCTGacggtaagtgtgtgtgtgtgtgtgttcagtcattgctgatggtgtgtgtgtgtgtgttcagtcact is from Danio rerio strain Tuebingen ecotype United States chromosome 14, GRCz12tu, whole genome shotgun sequence and encodes:
- the tmem107 gene encoding transmembrane protein 107, with translation MSALKSLVPARFLTLTAHLVIIITIFWSRDNNIQSCLPLEFTEDQYRTEDTRLTVALSVTLALFVLELAGFLSGVSMFNSNQALLSLITHSSACVCLSFFVFHQWPCWTYWIIFSICSVFPAVVELFLLLSQRVL